Part of the Lolium rigidum isolate FL_2022 chromosome 6, APGP_CSIRO_Lrig_0.1, whole genome shotgun sequence genome, GACCGTCCGTCCATTGTAGCATATACCCCACTCTTGATTTTGTTTACATTCGTATGAGATTTCCCTTTGATGTGTAAAGAGCAGATGAAAATGAATAATCTTCGTAAGTAAAGTACGTAGCATATCCCCAACAAAAAATACCATAAGTATGCAGGAAGGCAGCGACTTGTAGCACTCAAACAAGAATATCTGCAGCATGAATGCAAACATTTGCAGCAGATATTAGATACATTGCAGCATCATGGTCGTGTCTTTGCAGCAAAACACGTACTAGTTTGCAACACATGCAATTTATATGACAAATTACTAACATTGTGTTATAGCACTGACCTCACCATCATGGGCTCACCGACAACAAATCCGATGGTGAGAGGTTTCTTCAAACCTCTAGTCTTGAGAAGAAGTCGCTATTTGTTATAAGTTGCATTTTAATTGTGACATAAATTGCCATTGGTCCCCTTTTTTAGTAAAATTGTGAATCATATTTCCGCATATATCCGATATAAAGGCAATATTAGCTCTGTTATTTGTGTCAATGCCTATCTGAAAGTTTTAACCATTTTGCGGGAATGGAAGTAAAAATAATAATTGTTGGTAAACCAAACGTTTTCTGCACAAATATTTAAGCTGTGCACGgcggcattttttttctttttttaatatAGGTGTGTTAACAACAATACATGCATTTGCTAAAACAAAATCAAGGTACACAAATGTGGATGCATTTATGTAAACTAAAAGAGCTATACACGCTTGTTGCTTCATTTACATTTACGATTCAGATAACATGATCAAAATAACTATATTTTGATTAGACCTGGCTCTACTAAGAATTCCAGGTCTCATTTTTCTGCAATCCCTACAAAGCTACAACATCAACATTGCTCACAGGGGCGGATCCCTATAGGGCCAAGCACGGTAGATATGCATTTGTCCAACTAACTAGCATCAAGCGGTGGTTGTGCAATGCTATCGGTGTGCCACACTGCCACACACACCCTATATACTTTCCTTTCCTTGTCCAAGACATACACCCACATATATCATACTCGCCATGGCCAAgttcagcctcttcctcctcacgCTCGCTATCGTCGCTGCCGGAAACGGCGAGCACGGTGGAGCAGTCGCCTATGCCATCGACGAGAACGGCGACCTGcagcagcggcgggagaccaTGGCGGAGGCCGTCCGTATATTCTCCAACCCCGTATCGGCGGCAGCTGCCGACGCCCAGACGGTCAGACGGTTGGCGATGTTTATGAAACGCGAGCTCGCGCCCCTCGCGCCGGTGTTCAGTGCCATCCGGAAGATGCCGGTGAACAGTGCCGCCGACGTCTGCAGCTGGGAAGAGGCGTTTGACGCGGCCTTTGAGCTGCTGATGCGCCACTTCCAGCCTATATGGCCACCCCAGCAGGGCTACCCCAAGACCGACGATCTGTAAGACTGTAACATGCATGATGGCTTCGTCTTAGTCTTTAACAACGTACCCTAAGGTGGGGTGCATAGGACACCCGAAAAATTTACTCCTCTTTGTCTAACAACACAGAATTTCACCATGGTGTGTACCCTGGAACCAACATTTTTATCTTCTGTAGCACCATGTTTGCACCAGGTCCGCTCTGCTCTTGCTCCGCCactgattgatgcagaggctggagagATACCTCAATTTCGGAAATAAAATGCTGGGGGTGCTTTTCTAGTACAATTGCATTCCGGAAGAACAATTGTTTTGGGGGTAGTGCACTAAATGAGTACCTAATGTTGCAAAAATAAGAGTTTGAATACCGCTTGTAAATAATCCAAGAAACATGACTTCCGCCACAAAGGCGAGGCACCGAAGGGAAGTAAAACACAACAGTCTTGTGTGTAAGTGCTGGTGGAAACTAGATAATGGATCTGATGTAAGGCAGGATAACAGAAAATAATTGCAGTGAGATGATTAGGAACAAAGGTGGAATCAAATGAAACATTTACCCTTTGTATTCTTTCCAAGATAACAACATATGAACAGAGTGATAAGCCAGCAAAACTGTACAAACAGAATCAGCACCAACTAGGTAAAACAGGTGATGCAGTACTCTCCTACAGAAGCCCACCCACTCTTTCTAACCTAGTCAAAACCGATGATCGGTCGCCTGAGCTTTTGAGCTTCTGATCACCCAAGCAGCGGCGTAGATGAATCCTTGCATCTCCATTTCCTGCTGTAGTAAGCGTAGAGTCCCAGCTGTGTTGCTCCCAGGACAACTCCAAGCCCGTTAGGCAACTGAAAGTTCAGACGCACACAAGTCTAATTGTCAGCACATGCATTCAGATAAATATACATCTATTCAAGACAGTGCAAATTGAAATGGGTTGGGTGCTCACATAGATGAAGAAATCACGCAGCAGAAACCCATAAATCGCAAAAGAGGCGCTCATCAGAAGCGTAGAGAGGGACAGGTAGAAGGGCATGAACTCCACGCACTCGGTCCGAATCACCACGCCCTGAATAACCAAGGATGGAGACATATGTGAGAACGGTTCTATGTTACCCTGTTGTTGCGTAAAAAATGAGCTAGGAGAAGTTTAGTCGGGAACCCAGTTTAGTTTGAAGGCATACCATAACAGCTAGTGGGGAAGCAAACATGGAGATGAGCGACACCATGCTCACGACGCCAACAAACTGCTGCCGCATCCGCTGATCGAAGCAAGTGAGACTGGAGAACGCGACAAGCGCAAACCCGCAAACCAGGAGCACCAGGAGTCCTGTGATCTTAAGCTGTGAAGGAAATTGATAACAGGTTTCAGTATACCAGGAAGTTGCCTACAGTCTGAAGGTGTCTCCCTGTTTCTTTGATGAAAATGAAATGGGTTCAGGGTGGGGGAAAAATTACCCTTGTCTTCCTGCTGTCGGCGTAGATGAAGAAGAGGGAAATGTAGGCGAGCTGGAAGGCTGCTCCGGTGCCGTTGACGGTGGCGACAAGGAGCCTGCCGTCGGAGACCCAGGGGAGGCCATACCACAGGCAGATGAGGCAGTTGAGTAGGGACAGCAGGTAGGGGAGCCCATCGAACTGCTCCGTCGATTTGGCCTTCAGGATCCTCTTGAAGGTCGGTCTGTAAACAGGAATACAATCCATCAGAAACCTCTCTCCAGGATGATCAGACCAATAAAACAAAGAAAGAAACAGCGGGTATATGGTTGCTTACACAGGTGACAGGAACAGAGCGAAGGCGAAAAGGTTGCCTGAAATGGTTGACAATAGATGGCCAAATTCTCAGGAGATTAGCGACTGTTTCTGTTGAAACCATTGGGTACTTGGAACTAGGAGTGTGTGAAAGATGAAGATCATTACCTGCAAAACCAGCCGCAAAGCAGGAGATCTCATACAAGGAGAGGGAATCCATGAAAGCCTCCTTTTTTTGAGTTGGATGAAATTTGAGTTGGATGAAAGCCTCCTTGTATCTTCCCTTTTTCCAAGTCTGCCTTCTTGTGCTGAAACTCTCTGGTTCTTATAGCCGACGGGACTAGTCAGTAAGAGACGCAAACTCCACAGCCACAAGATCAAATTTAAGGTTGAATCACTCAGAGCCGGCCGCTGGGGATGCCCCTCTCCTCGTCTTCCCACCTGCGGAACGGGAGACTGCGAGCATGCATCTCCACTCACCCGTCCACCAAACAAAAAACTTGTAGTATGTCATTTTCGTGAATCGTATGGGTGTAATTCGAGCTGGCATTAATCGTTTTTTTGGCGAGTAGCTCATTACTGACGCAGACACACAGGTAATTCATTACTTGCATTACGAGAAAATTGATTTTGCCAGCTATATGTAGTATCGTTTTCTGCGGTCAGGTGGGAAGCATCTTTTCTGCCGTCCAGGTAGTTGATAGGCTCCCCGTCATGAACATAAATCGGCCAAGTCGCTGCACGAACTTGTGGCCGGAAACGAAGAGGCTGGACGGCCACCGCTTGCTCGTGCCATTTGACCCAGCAGTCTCCGGCCAGTAGCTTGGACGGCCACGAACACCTCTGCAAAACGCATGACTAATAACGGCGCGTTTGAGGCTGGCACGCGCCGCACCATGTCACTTCTTGAAATGACCACGCAAAATACGGCACCAGAAATGAAAACGGTTATGCTATCTTTTGGACAAGTCGGCAGTTTCACAAAACGTAGGCTGCTCGCAACATCTTTTGGGCAGCCGCTTCTCAAACTGGAGTAATCCTTGCCAGTTGCCACAGTTCATCTTTTAGTCTACCAACAAATATTCGATGTAAAGATCTAACAAAAAGTCTACTTTTGAAGGATAATAACACAGGGCACAGCCAGCTCAAAATCGAAAATGGCATACTCAACAACCATACTGTAGATCATTTTCCTTCAACATGCAACATCACATGCACGGTGAGAGTTATCCCTTCACGTTGTAAGCCAACACCACGAAAAGCAAGCTATGGGGCTGTACTGCCAGAAAAAAAAAATGTGATGAGCAGGGTAAGGCAGAGCCCTCATCTTCACAAAACACAGAAAGCACTTGGGCTTCATCACCGCCTCCAGTCTCTCAGACAGATTCACAAGTAAATTAATGAGGTCCCAGCATGTTGAATTGTCTGCTGGACGACCAACATAAAGAGCATAACCCACACATATCaggattttttttatttcacGCAATGAGCAGTCTGATATGCTACGAACTACTAAAACCCACGACAATGAACATCTTCAATTGTGACACAGACATGAAAAGGGACATATCAGATGACACCTCCCAAAATAATAAGTATAAAAAAATAAAGAGCAAAATTTTCACTGTTGACCCACTTGAACTCATATGCTACAAGGACAGGAGAACCTAGAAGATACTGGACAAGGGGCAGTATTCACAATACTACGCCCAGGAATATTAACCACAACCAATACGGTGTAACTTTGCACAGCAAGACACGGAAACACAGGCGGAGAGAAACATCAGCTCGATGTCAtgcaaaatccttcaacttcaccaTTTGTGTGACCACTCAACAAGTCTAGTTACATTTACCCATCAGCTTTGCACAACTTTGCATCTTCTGTCTTCTTACTTTCAAGTTCCAATCATGTACCTGAACACAATAAGGATACTTTTAAGGTTATTACCAAAATACAACTTAAATGACTGAAAGAACAAACATAAGACAGGCAAAATCAACCAAGATTCACATTCCATGTCCAACGTTCACTGTAATTATTTAGCAAGGTATTGCTATCTAAGTCTCCGTCGACAGAACGGTGAATTTATCCATATTTGCAGTGATACCAAACAATAGTAAATGCAGAGAATGTATCATAGATAGACTGCAGGTGCCAGGTGCATGCCTCGTATGAAATCAGCCAACTGTCCTAGATAACTGAGTTTTATGTTAATCCTTGTCAACTTTAGAGCTACCTGTTTAATAAGAGCTCAGAAAATATCGCAAAAAAGGTGTCTCCTAGTATTCCTCATGTAGCACAGTATCATTTTCTTCAAGATAGCACGAAAGTTGTCTCCTAGTACTTTTCATTTAGGCATGGCAGCAACTTCGCTCACATCACTGACTACGCAAGCAATCTGGCCACACTGTTAAATCAAGTCTAGGTAAATCTGCCAACATTCTTGGACACCATACTTTACTGGCAAAAGAGTATTACAGTGCAAGTATTAGGCATTCACAGAAAATTGTTTTACCACATATTTTACCACATAacaggaaaaaataaataaaatatattaaATTGGGAAATCACTTTGGTGTAAATAACATGAAATTCCCCAATGATATGGAATTTTAGGGCATAATTTTGCATACCATTTGCAATGACGATAAATAAATAGTGTGTTCTCACAAACGGTTCAAACATAATATTGTTCAAATGCTGCACCATACAGCATAAGCGTCCAATTCTAGGTAGTGTACAAGTACTGCAAAGACACTGCTCTTGAAACAACTATAGCAAATGTTAAGCTTATCAAACTTCTAACATATGCTCTGCCAAATAAATGACTATTGGCGTAGAAGGTACAGTGTTTATGATTCAACGTGCAGCCCGGGGTCTTATAAATGCAAATGATCAAATTTCTGAAGGTTTAGTATCACACTTCATCAAATGACTCATTGGTATCTTATGTGCTAAAATTTTGATTTAAGAACACGCTCAGTACATGTACGATATCTATCATGATATGACACCTCCATACATATTATGCTTCTATATTTTTGTACAGATAATTCTTGGTAAAAAAAAGGGGGGAGCACTGAGGCAACATGATGCTCTCTTATACTCTCCATAATTGAAGAAATAGGTACAAAAGCAACTCTATTAGTAATCGAGCAGCCATAAGATGAATTTGAAAGATTAAGGGGCACATGAAAAAGGCGACGTTGACAATTTGTTGGCATCACTGTCCTGTAGTTCAGTCAAATATGTCTTCAACTCTCACATGTAATTAACATGCTGCCAACAAAGGTGTTGGCAGTTGTAATACTTTAAGACGGAAAGATAAAGTCAAACTACAAAACCTTTGTTTGATGTTCGTATTTACTGAGTGAGTAGCACTCATATAATTTCCTAAGAAAACGATCAAATTTTCCAGTTGCATCCAATTGTTCTACTCTAGTAAAGATTCCAGATGTTAAGCTATGTGCAGAATACCAAGATTCTGTTAGCCATACACAATCTTACACTTTGTAGCAAATTTGCAGATTTCGTAATAAACAATATATTCAGTGTGACTCTCATTCGACAAAATATTATCAAACAAACCATAAAACGCAGAGCCATCTCACCTCCATCTATCTCTCTGAACCAGCAACGGCATCAAAGACCCCACAGCAATCCCACCATTTTGCCCGATGCTGCGCAGCAGCCACAGCCACCGCAGGTCCTCGCACCACCTGCAACAAATTTAACCGGCCAAATGAGACATCACAGCTTCAGAACGTGGGGATGGGTGGCAGGCAAGCAGAAACGGTATGTACCTCTGTAGTCTGTGCACCATCTGCCTCACGAGACCGTGACACCTCACCCTTTGCCTCAGGTTTCTGCACCACAGATGCCGTGGCCGTCTCCCTGACCACCACCTCCTCGGCCGTCGTCTCTGGTTCATGCGCCGGATGCACCTTGGCCGTCTCTTGGACCACTGCCTCCTCGCTCTTCGCCTCTGGCTCCGGTTCCTGCACCACTGCATGCGCCTCCGCCCCCAAATCCCCCTTACCCTCTTGCTCCCGCTCAGCGGCTTCAGGCGGCAACGCATCAACCATGACCTCCTCGGCCGTGACGTCCGCCTCAACGACCTCGACCGGGACCTCCGACGCGGcccccttcttctcctcctcgtccGCGCCGGCCCTCGGCGTCACCATCTCCTCGGAGCTCTCCATCGAATCCTCGCTCGCGTCCACTGCGCCCACAAAACACAGAAtcagaaacacacacacacacatccatCATATTATAGGGCAAGAAAAAGGCGACCAGCTCATAAAGCGGCCGGTGGGAAGGTGGGGGAGGAGGGGTGGCCGACGCCAGCGGACGGCATGCGAATGCCACCCTCGCCGCAAGCGCAAAAGGGGATTCTTGCCTCCCCAAGAAAGCGGCTTGGCGCAGATCTGCGCCGGCTTAAAGAAGGGGGAGGAGGGGTAGATGCCATACGTACCGTGCGGAATGTTAAGTGGGATTGGTAGGTGGTTGCCATCGCTGGCGGCGTCGCCGTGGCTCGAGTTATTGCTTCCCTCCTTGTTGTTGTTGGCGTGGGCGCCGCCGTCGGAGCCGgcagggtggcccccctgctgcttcttcttgagcttcgCGCGCTTCTTGGCGCCCTTCGGCATGGCGGAATTCGAGGGTGCGGCGCCGGCGGAGGAGGAACGGTGGAAGGGAAGGAGagggggaggaagaggaagaggaaggagattTGTTTTGGTGTGGAGGGAGGCCCAGGGGATCGCCTCGTTTTTTGTTAGGTTTACATGGCACAAGAGATGGATCAAATTTGAACAAGATTATTTTTTTTACCTGCGGGGAGAATAAAACATTTGCTGTTCACGGGTTACGGTTAAACACTCACACGTGTAAAatgtttttattttaaaaaatagtCCAACCGTAACGTTTTTGTGTGTACATCCAAAAAAAGATTCCTTGGTTTAAAAATTAATAGATTTTTTGGCCAAGTTTTTTTTAAAAGATTCCTTGGTTTACAAGACTTTCAAGAATTTTGAAAGGATTGGAACCTCATAGTCTTTCCAGCATGGACTCTTTAATCCGTGAGATTGCAATCCATTGAATaacgtttttttttttacatCCAACATAAGGCTATGCCCAACGAATTATactccaaaataaaataaaaatctttAGCCAAGTTTAAAAAAATATTCCCTGGTTTACAAGAGTTATTATTTTAAAAGGTTGGAATCTTAGTCTTTTCAGCATGGACTCCATGATATTGCAatctattgaaaaggatgggCTCTTCGCACCCTGTTTCGgaattttttatttaaaatcTCTAAATTTGCATACGTAATATTGTTGATGGTTTCAAGATTATGTCCAAACATTGACCATATAACTTGTCATCTCTGCTATGCACCGCTTCCTTGATTCAGAAAAAAAAGGAACTGTTAGACATAGACACAGTTTCAAATATGAAACTTTTGCCACTACTTGCATACGAGTGTGTCATAAAAAAACACTACTTCACGTTTTATATACTTGCATACGAGTACTATTTTCCCCATTTTTATATACTTCGTGTTTTCGGTTTAATCCCGTTTAAAGTTTGCAAACTAGTGGTTATATTTCGCGTTTTGGGTTTTATATACTTCACGTGTCAAGGTTACACaattatgcatataaaatgttgtttatcCAAAAAAAATAACAATTAGAGCATCCATAACGATTTTTCGGTACATCCAAACGTAAGACTATGCTCAACAGATTATACTGCAAAATTAGAAGATTCTTTGGTCAAGTAAAAAAAGATTCCTTGGTTTACAAGAGTAGTTTTTTCAGCATGGAATGTTTAATCCATGAGATTGCAATCAATAGAAAAAGGTGGACCTTTTTTACTATGTTTCAAAATTTTCCATTCAGTTAAAATCCCTAAATTTGTATATGTTAATGTTGTTGATATTTTCGCgtttgtgtccaaacattgaacATTATAATTTTTGATCCATGCTATGCACATCTACGTTGGTTAAAAAACAGAACTTTTCGGCATAGTCATATTTTCAAACGATTTGTCAGAAAAAATACTAGCTATTCTTGTAAACTCACCATGAAAAAAGAAAACTTCAAATAGGAGTACCGAGAGCTTAGGATATGCCTTCTATGCCAACAAACTCACCCAATAAACCTTTACAAATGAACAGAAGCTGAAAGCTAAAAGccaacaaaaggaaacaaatacGGAGTACAAAATCTTGTTTGAAAGAAATTACGCAATACAATATATTTTTCGGTGCACGTGTCACGGCCGATCCGCCCACGAGCGTTTCGTTTGTGTAGGTGGAGTGAACACCGGATGCTCAGTTGCTCACTACCCTTCGTTGGACCTCACCTCTATTTAGCAACGCTGGCTGGCTTTTAACTCGTCCACCTGAGGTCCGGAGCGATGATCTTCTGTATCCCATCGACATCCACGAGCCACAATGTTATTTAGAGCGTCATAAACCGCGCATCCCTAAACACGTTCGGTAAAAACATCGGATCGGTTGAATGAGAGTGTCGATGCATGTTGCTGTGTTTGAAGGAGGCCTCTTTGCAGTAACGCCTAGTAGGAATTGTAGAATTCGAACATAAATTAAAATTTCCTTCAAAGTGAGTTATATGTTACGAAGTTGaatgaaatttgactaaatttaaaaataaacctaaatctactcgtcgtcggtggGGCGTGAGGCGAGCGGCCAGCCTCGCTGTCCTTCCATGCCTTCATGGCCTGTGCTTGCCTCTCGGGCCGATCCATTCACATACGCCTGAACCTTCCTATTCGCTTCCCGTTGGGCGATGTTGGCCATGTACATCACTCCCCCTTGCATTTGACCATATTCTGGTACGCCAACGCCATTGGTGTTGGCGCCGCTTCCCTGCGCCCCGAGCTTTCAGTGCTGCACGCTCTTCATGGGACTCCTCGGTCAGGGTGACCCACTGGGCCTTGCAACTTGCATGTGTCGGTCTCAGCGAGTCGTTGAGCATTGATCTTCAGGATCCTCTGCCACTCGATGGCCATGAAGTGTGTGCTCCAACATGTCCTCtcactgctcctcctcctccttcatcgCCTCCCGTAGAGGCTCCTCGTCGAATGAGTTGGCTTCGGCAGTGGGATATTGTGGCCAACATAGCGTAGGTGGTGGGTAGGATGGATGCATTGCTACATGTGAGGGAGGCGAGAAGGGGTTTGGCGAGAAACTGCTTGGCTCTTCATGCGGTGGCCAAGCTTTTGTACATGGACATGATCGCATGAAATAGAGGCGAGAAGCGAGGGAGAAATGGCAGGAAGGAGCGATGGTGTAcattgacgccgccgccgcgtggAGAAGGTGTGTCGGCGACGAGAAGTCTCGCATGCCTCCGCGTAGGAAACCTCGTCACCATTAATAAAGTTGATCGGCGGTTCAGTTCAATCTATGAAAGGATGTGTTCGGTGCGCCCGCAACATGCCCTATGGGTCAGGAACGCCCAAGAGCACCGAACACCCAACTGGACCGTATTGAATAGAAAGCCGCTTTGATACACGCGGGTGCGATTTTCTGTCCTACCTGCAATGCCTCTAGGATAGGGTATGTACAACGGGGGTGACGTTATTCTTCTCTTAGATATGGCACGTGAGATTTTTGCTCAGTTGGAGGATATAGGATAGTGAAAGAGAAGGCTAAGAAAATAAGAGAAGACGAGTTTCACCATTGTATTACATGTTTTTTCTTAGCAACATGATTTTCTAGCAAAATTGAATTAACTCTCATTAATTGTTAATTGTAAGGAACGATAATAAAAAAATAATGCATTGCACATGTTATAGCTATTGCCTTGTCCAAATGAGGTGGAGGGCTAAGAGAAGAAAAAATAGACATGCCTTGCCTACCATTATAACAAGGAAAAAATAGAAGCTGATTCAGCTCCAAACTAGTATGTGGTACTGTGGTAACTAATAAGGCCAGCGAAGCACTACACTTGTTTTGGCTATGGATCCATTTTCACACCCTTTCTCACTTGAGACCTGGCGACACATTTCCAAGCCGCAGAAAATCGCGAGCAAACATTTCTTATTAAGATGCAGTCTTGTTTCAAAGAGAGCCACATAATCCAGAGCGGTCCTGGATACCTCGAGCTGAACTCGTGCTGGCCCCTGATGCCCGGGCCGGAGGTGTCCCCTTGCAGATGTCTCCACCGATGCAGGTGTCGTCTCGGCCGTGGCCCACGCAGGTAGAGACCGATGGACGAACTGGATCCAGAGATTCAGCTATCAGCTCACAGTGGCACGAGGGTGCCGTCTTGGAAGGATCGGCCGTCTAATCGAGGATTAGCATTAGCTCGAGATGGCGCGCCGTGCCACCGTTGCAAGCTTCCATCAACTCCTCGTCCGTTCGTTCAAGCCTGAAGTCAGTTTTCCGTCCATCAAATGCCCTCACGTGGTTACTGTCGTCTCTAGTCTTCAGATTTAAATCTGCCAGTCTTCCTAAGACAAAAGACAAACCGGATCTACTTACCAATAGAAAAGGTCTGAATTGTTCAAATCTGGGATTATTTAACTGATGTGTTATCGCGATCGATCTGAGTGCCAGATTCCTTTGGTTTGTTTTAAACCAGATTCCGTTTTGTACCAATTCAAGATCGACGGATGTACTGCTTCAGGAGGAGGCGATCGGGAGGCAGGTCCATCCAGGGATGTGTCCTCTTGCTGGTGATGCCGCTGGTTCGCTCTAATTTCGGAGTTCTTGGGGCTTTCGAAGTGTGGCGGACCACGCCCTCTCGCCAGCGGGGGTGGGGGAGGGGCATTTTTTTGTTAGGTTGTTTTCAATGTGTTTTTCGGATTAATGAGGCGGTGGCTACAtcttaaaataaaaataaggtTCTTTACGCCCTATCTTCGCTCCGGTAGTGCGTCTAGCATCGATGAAGGACGCGTGGAGTCGTGTGCCAAGCGGATCTCATGTGATCCGGTCGGTTTTCATATCCGTTAGTGTGGTTTTAGGTCAAACTCTtgcgatctacggttgtcatctttGGCGGCGGTTGCTGCTCTGATACGTTGGTCCTTTGGGGCCTAACACGACGACTTCCCATttttctactacaacaagctctactttttttcgataaaggatgctttcattacttttataagcaattacatccagcctctgcataaccaggatgcacacagccgtttatgttgtctcaggttcgaaaatgataaaaacaaaaactaggcgagatacacatcaagatgaaacatataacgcctaggaagtaggtggggcatctatccgtagactatgctgccacccatgttgggaaaaagtatccctcgccgtagcctccaaccgtgtacggacctccgtaaacaggtctcggttctccactcgctgaagaggtaaccacgaacggagaatacctgtacatccgtagatgacccgcaacaaagagcaattcatatcattaaaaatcttgtcatttctacatagccaaagcgcccggaTAACCGCTAgcgccccaccctaagaagcaacttaaaccttgaatcaacaccgtggagccaattaccaaagacattggcaacactagtcggaggatacagggtagacgctacttggatgactgaccatatagatctcgcgaactggcactggaagaacaagtgcttgattgtttcgtcctgttgacagaaaacacatcgagtactcccatgccaattacgcttaacaacaagctctactacaatATGTTTTTTCCAGCTTTGGGTCGTATTAGTgtatgtagtcgtcgctaggtagtCCAAAGT contains:
- the LOC124661965 gene encoding serine-aspartate repeat-containing protein I-like translates to MPKGAKKRAKLKKKQQGGHPAGSDGGAHANNNKEGSNNSSHGDAASDGNHLPIPLNIPHVDASEDSMESSEEMVTPRAGADEEEKKGAASEVPVEVVEADVTAEEVMVDALPPEAAEREQEGKGDLGAEAHAVVQEPEPEAKSEEAVVQETAKVHPAHEPETTAEEVVVRETATASVVQKPEAKGEVSRSREADGAQTTEVVRGPAVAVAAAQHRAKWWDCCGVFDAVAGSER
- the LOC124662208 gene encoding bidirectional sugar transporter SWEET2b-like — encoded protein: MDSLSLYEISCFAAGFAGNLFAFALFLSPVPTFKRILKAKSTEQFDGLPYLLSLLNCLICLWYGLPWVSDGRLLVATVNGTGAAFQLAYISLFFIYADSRKTRLKITGLLVLLVCGFALVAFSSLTCFDQRMRQQFVGVVSMVSLISMFASPLAVMGVVIRTECVEFMPFYLSLSTLLMSASFAIYGFLLRDFFIYLPNGLGVVLGATQLGLYAYYSRKWRCKDSSTPLLG